A window of the Euwallacea similis isolate ESF13 chromosome 20, ESF131.1, whole genome shotgun sequence genome harbors these coding sequences:
- the DopEcR gene encoding beta-2 adrenergic receptor, protein MLNRRDTTTMIIFSQSNEDGEIVLTLETLTQAGIIFIMALAIIITNVLIIATLINFRGPSEVINCYLLSLAVADLLCGVIVVPLSVYPAIVKEWVYGDVLCRLLGYLEVTLWAVTVYTFMWISVDRYLAVRKPLRYETLQTKTRCQCWMAFTWISSAMLCCPPLLGFNQPLFDREAYVCMLDWGSMAAYSATLSILILGPSLITIVYTYTYIFMMLRRLRSGYAFHDKEYATALSENLSNPSHMMSFALVVAFWCSWTPYIGVKLYEYFTGVKFQMQFLHFGVVWLGFLNSFWKALILIMLSPQFRLALRIFCMTICCKYKGRMQAELIGMESDD, encoded by the exons ATGCTAAATAGGAGAGATACCACCACGATGATCATCTTCAGCCAATCCAACGAAGACGGCGAAATTGTCCTGACTTTGGAGACCCTCACCCAGGCCGGAATCATCTTCATCATGGCCTTGGCCATAATTATCACTAACGTGTTGATTATCGCCACGTTGATTAATTTCAGAG gTCCATCGGAAGTCATCAACTGTTACCTGCTCTCCCTAGCGGTGGCTGATTTGCTTTGTGGGGTGATAGTGGTGCCCCTCTCAGTGTACCCTGCAATAGTCAAGGAGTGGGTTTATGGGGACGTCCTGTGCAGACTTCTCGGCTACCTCGAG GTGACTCTATGGGCAGTAACAGTCTACACCTTCATGTGGATTAGCGTGGATCGCTACTTAGCTGTCCGGAAACCGCTGCGCTACGAAACTTTGCAGACCAAGACGCGTTGCCAGTGCTGGATGGCCTTCACATGGATCTCTTCAGCGATGCTCTGTTGTCCCCCCCTTCTCGGCTTCAACCAGCCCCTCTTCGACAGAGAAGCCTACGTCTGCATGCTCGATTGGGGCAGCATGGCCGCCTACTCGGCCACCCTGTCCATCTTAATCTTAGGCCCTAGTCTTATAACCATAGTGTACACGTACACGTACATCTTCATGATGCTTAGGCGGCTACGCAGCGGCTACGCCTTCCACGACAAAGAGTACGCCACTGCCCTGTCCGAAAACCTGTCCAACCCCAGTCACATGATGTCTTTCGCCTTGGTGGTGGCCTTTTGGTGTTCCTGGACCCCATACATTGGGGTCAAACTCTATGAGTACTTCACCGGGGTCAAATTCCAGATGCAGTTTTTGCATTTCGGGGTAGTTTGGCTCGGTTTCCTCAACTCCTTCTGGAAAGCGCTGATTCTGATCATGTTGAGTCCGCAGTTTCGACTAGCGTTACGAATTTTCTGCATGACGATTTGCTGCAAGTACAAAGGGCGCATGCAAGCGGAGCTAATAGGAATGGAATCGGACGACTGA